In Deinococcus apachensis DSM 19763, one DNA window encodes the following:
- a CDS encoding GNAT family N-acetyltransferase, translating to MKSVVRGYTAADAPAWVALSNLILGRSVTVESFQAEEARRNPTQFSRRWVVGEGEELRGGVHFYFFPFDPPGFLHASVFVHPEARGRGIGRLLWAVLEEAAREVGAAGLVADVLDTDPASIAWAGRRGFRQHAHRFASELDLKAFDETPHLPALARAEAQGVMFTDLRGADDATVERYLGFVADRATETPDLAGHPRWPLSQVHALLHLDHDPRPDWLILAVGPEGEWLGTTAMVRYRDLAYNELTATHPQARGRGLALPLKLHAIRRAREAGLTVMRTNNHSSNAPMLAVNRRLGFQTRPGRYELHLPLRTTSGA from the coding sequence TTGAAGTCTGTCGTTCGCGGCTATACCGCAGCCGACGCACCCGCCTGGGTCGCCCTGTCCAACCTCATCCTGGGCCGCTCGGTGACTGTCGAGTCCTTTCAGGCAGAGGAAGCCCGGCGTAACCCCACGCAGTTCAGCCGCCGCTGGGTGGTCGGGGAGGGGGAAGAGCTGCGGGGCGGCGTACATTTCTACTTCTTCCCCTTCGACCCACCGGGCTTCCTGCACGCGAGCGTCTTCGTTCACCCGGAAGCACGGGGGCGGGGCATCGGGCGTTTGCTCTGGGCGGTGCTGGAAGAGGCGGCGCGGGAAGTGGGTGCGGCTGGCCTGGTGGCCGATGTGCTGGACACCGACCCGGCGAGCATCGCCTGGGCCGGACGCCGGGGCTTTCGCCAGCACGCGCACCGCTTCGCGTCCGAACTCGACCTGAAGGCTTTTGACGAGACGCCGCACCTTCCGGCCCTCGCGCGGGCAGAGGCGCAGGGCGTCATGTTCACTGATCTGCGCGGGGCGGACGACGCGACGGTGGAGCGGTATCTCGGTTTCGTGGCCGACCGCGCGACCGAGACTCCCGACCTCGCCGGGCATCCACGCTGGCCGCTTTCTCAGGTGCACGCGCTGCTGCACCTCGACCACGATCCCCGCCCCGACTGGCTTATCCTCGCCGTGGGGCCGGAAGGGGAGTGGCTGGGCACGACGGCGATGGTCCGGTACCGGGACCTGGCCTACAACGAACTCACCGCCACCCACCCGCAGGCACGTGGCCGCGGCCTCGCGCTGCCCCTCAAACTGCACGCCATCCGCCGGGCGCGGGAGGCCGGGCTGACGGTCATGCGGACGAACAACCACAGCTCCAACGCGCCCATGCTCGCCGTGAATCGCCGTCTGGGGTTTCAAACCCGGCCCGGACGCTACGAGCTGCACCTGCCGCTCAGGACGACTTCCGGCGCCTGA
- a CDS encoding serine/threonine-protein kinase, with protein MTADRSIPGYKLLHLLGRGHTSLVHLAQDARGQQVALKIPLEETLRVQEAAERFGNEVRLTLQFRHPHVVQGYAGTPFGPKAFVALHYYSEGTLCDLLVAREGERLPLEEALRLLADVASGLTYLHRLGAVHQDVKTQNVYVDGSRAALGDLGSAYLTAQGGQSSGSPYYMAPEIYRGESSSAASDVYSLGVLAYELLGGQRPHQGETYEDLMAAHLTRFAPPLLRLNPEVPRVVARLVELALAKRSQDRPKADALRRTFLAALGEVPENEGAEEDACPEGAALTPRQMGRHGQPAPVPCSPEASSTEERGSSRWNLFRRRKSS; from the coding sequence CGCTCGTGCATCTCGCGCAGGACGCGCGGGGGCAGCAGGTCGCCCTGAAGATCCCCCTGGAGGAGACGCTGCGCGTGCAGGAGGCCGCCGAGCGTTTCGGCAACGAGGTCCGGCTGACCCTCCAGTTCCGGCACCCCCACGTGGTGCAGGGGTACGCGGGCACGCCCTTCGGCCCCAAAGCCTTCGTGGCGCTGCACTACTACTCTGAGGGCACCCTCTGCGACCTGCTGGTGGCCCGGGAGGGTGAGCGGCTACCCCTGGAGGAAGCCCTGCGCCTCCTCGCGGATGTGGCCTCGGGCCTCACCTACCTGCACCGCCTGGGCGCCGTCCACCAGGACGTGAAGACGCAGAACGTGTACGTGGACGGTAGCCGCGCCGCGCTGGGGGACCTGGGCAGCGCGTACCTGACGGCCCAGGGGGGTCAGTCGAGCGGGAGCCCCTACTACATGGCCCCCGAGATCTACCGGGGCGAGAGCAGCAGCGCCGCCAGCGACGTATACAGCCTGGGCGTGCTGGCATACGAACTGCTGGGTGGGCAGCGGCCCCACCAGGGCGAGACCTACGAGGACCTCATGGCCGCGCACCTGACGCGCTTCGCGCCGCCCCTGCTCCGCCTGAATCCCGAGGTGCCGCGCGTGGTTGCCCGGCTGGTGGAACTCGCCCTTGCCAAGCGCTCACAGGATCGGCCCAAGGCAGACGCCCTGCGCCGCACCTTCCTGGCGGCGTTGGGAGAGGTGCCCGAGAACGAGGGGGCTGAGGAGGATGCCTGCCCCGAGGGGGCGGCCCTCACGCCCAGGCAGATGGGCCGCCACGGGCAGCCAGCGCCTGTCCCGTGTTCTCCCGAGGCCTCCTCCACCGAGGAGCGGGGCAGCTCGCGGTGGAACCTCTTCAGGCGCCGGAAGTCGTCCTGA